A window of Salvelinus alpinus chromosome 31, SLU_Salpinus.1, whole genome shotgun sequence contains these coding sequences:
- the LOC139561914 gene encoding oligosaccharyltransferase complex subunit ostc-like yields METLYGVPFAVLECPNIKLKKPSWLHMPSAMTVYAIVIVSYFLITGGIIYDVIVEPPSVGSMTDEHGHQRPVAFLAYRVNGQYIMEGLASSFLFTMGGLGFIILDRSNAPNIPKLNRFLLLFIGFVSVLLSFFMARVFMRMKLPGYLMG; encoded by the exons ATGGAGACATTATACGGTGTACCTTTCGCTGTGTTGGAATGTCCCAATATAAAACTCAAAAAGCCATCATGGCTGCACATGCCGTCGGCTATGACAGTCTATGCGATCGTTATTGTATCGTACTTTCTCATCACTGGAG GCATCATCTACGATGTCATTGTGGAACCACCTAGTGTGGGGTCAATGACCGATGAACATGGACACCAGCGGCCTGTCGCCTTTTTGGCATACAG AGTGAATGGCCAATACATCATGGAAGGGTTGGCCTCCAGTTTCCTCTTCACCATGGGAGGCTTGGGCTTCATAATCCTGGATCGCTCGAATGCCCCAAACATCCCCAAACTCAACCGCTTCCTTCTGTTGTTCATCGGTTTTGTCAGTGTCCTGCTCAGCTTCTTCATGGCCAGAGTGTTCATGAGAATGAAACTGCC TGGGTACCTCATGGGTTGA